A portion of the Mycobacterium paraseoulense genome contains these proteins:
- a CDS encoding condensation domain-containing protein: MRIGKITIGSIGEWTVSPGAVVSWHPTPAARQKARQAPVSPVPVSYMQGQHLRGYHRQTSSGLDYSRQIIATCEIPGQCDISAMNDALNAYLRRHDTYRSWFEYTDTGDIVRHTIDDPGDIEFAPTHHGELAIEDLHAHVVATPDPFNWECFSFGIVQNEDHFTFYSSIDHVHGDAALIGITMAESHTMYSALTSGAGPLALPAAGSFDDFCVEELRYTSDLTLDSLQVRSWIDFAENNNGSLPEFPLPLGNPLEPTKSDMITDTLMDAAQTARFESACSAAGARFVGGLFACLAQVEHEFTGAATYYGLTPRDTRRSSDNFMTQGWFTGLVPITVPIAAVSFGDAAWAAQNSFDSSLDMARVPYYRVLELAPWLSRPRPNFPVSNFFHADAAPMNAVLAAAEMGYANQIGIYSDGRYSYQLTIYIFRYYEGTAMAIMFPDNAVARKSVSRYVAAMKSVCMRVADSGHWGRVA; the protein is encoded by the coding sequence TTGCGCATCGGGAAAATTACGATCGGCTCGATCGGTGAGTGGACGGTGAGCCCGGGCGCGGTGGTCTCGTGGCACCCGACGCCCGCCGCTCGGCAAAAGGCCCGGCAGGCGCCGGTCAGTCCCGTGCCGGTCAGCTACATGCAGGGGCAACATCTTCGGGGTTACCACCGCCAAACTTCCTCGGGGCTCGACTATTCGCGGCAAATCATCGCCACCTGCGAGATTCCCGGCCAGTGCGACATCTCCGCCATGAACGACGCGCTCAACGCGTACTTGCGTCGCCATGACACGTACCGCAGTTGGTTCGAGTACACCGACACCGGAGACATCGTCCGGCATACCATCGATGATCCTGGGGATATCGAATTCGCGCCGACGCACCACGGCGAATTGGCGATCGAAGACTTGCACGCCCATGTGGTCGCCACGCCCGATCCGTTCAACTGGGAGTGCTTCAGTTTCGGGATCGTTCAAAACGAGGATCACTTCACCTTCTACTCGAGCATTGATCACGTCCACGGGGACGCTGCGCTGATCGGCATCACGATGGCGGAGTCCCATACGATGTATTCAGCTTTGACGAGCGGCGCCGGGCCCCTTGCGCTGCCCGCCGCCGGCAGCTTTGACGATTTCTGTGTCGAAGAACTCCGGTACACATCGGATTTGACGCTGGATTCGCTGCAGGTGCGCTCGTGGATCGACTTCGCGGAGAACAACAATGGAAGCCTGCCGGAGTTCCCGCTGCCGTTGGGTAATCCACTGGAGCCGACCAAGAGTGACATGATCACGGACACCCTGATGGACGCGGCGCAAACCGCGAGATTCGAATCGGCCTGCTCGGCGGCCGGTGCCCGCTTCGTCGGCGGCCTCTTCGCCTGCCTCGCCCAGGTGGAACATGAATTCACGGGTGCCGCCACGTATTACGGACTCACTCCCAGGGATACCCGCAGAAGTTCGGACAATTTCATGACTCAGGGCTGGTTCACCGGCCTGGTTCCGATCACCGTCCCCATAGCCGCCGTGTCCTTCGGTGACGCCGCGTGGGCGGCGCAGAATTCTTTTGATTCGAGCCTGGACATGGCCAGGGTGCCGTATTACCGCGTGCTGGAATTGGCCCCCTGGCTGAGCAGACCCCGCCCGAACTTCCCGGTATCGAATTTCTTTCATGCGGACGCCGCTCCGATGAATGCCGTGCTCGCGGCTGCCGAGATGGGTTATGCGAACCAGATCGGAATCTATTCCGACGGAAGATATTCGTATCAACTGACGATCTATATCTTCCGATACTACGAGGGCACCGCGATGGCGATAATGTTTCCCGACAACGCGGTTGCCCGAAAATCGGTTTCCCGCTACGTCGCAGCGATGAAGTCCGTGTGCATGCGGGTCGCCGACAGCGGGCACTGGGGGCGCGTTGCGTAG